From Aricia agestis chromosome 1, ilAriAges1.1, whole genome shotgun sequence:
TTCCCCAAAATACCTACACACCTAATCAACCAACGTACCAACCTAGTCAACCTACATATCAACCAAACCAGCCGACTTATCAGCCTTCCGTCGAGCCAACTTCATACGAGCCAGACCAGTCGACCCAACCAGCTTACAGACCATCTCAGCCAGATTACAACAGACCGAGTCCTTCTCCAACTTATCTCCCCTCGCCAGATAATCAGCCATCTGGAGGAACTGATGACGACGACGATCGCCATCCCCCTCATATTCACGAAATTACCGTTGACTGCGGCAAAGATAAGATGACAATCAACATTGAGTTCAACAAGCCCTACAACGGCATAATTTATTCTCAAGACCATTACAAGGAACCCGAATGTGTGTACGTCAGAGAGAACTCCAACCAAATCAAATTCTCGTTCACCGTAAGTCTCGATAAGTGCGGCACCAGATTCTTCAGTGATTTCGAAAACGAGGGTCAAGCGTACTTAGAAAACGTATTGGTCCTGCAAAACGAGCCAGGAATTCAGGAGGTGTGGGATCACATTCGACGTGTGAGATGTCTTTGGGAAGGAAACCTCACAAAACAGTTGGTGTCTTCTCTAAGCGTCGGTATGCTCAACCAGATTACGAGCAACTTCAGCGGTGATACTGCTATGGCTCGTTTGGACATCCAATCTGGCCGTGGACCGTTCGCTCCCGAAGCGAACGGGCTGATAAAGATTGGAGAAACGATGACATTAGTAGTGAGTGTAACTGGTGACCCAGGATTCGACATATTGGTGAGAGAATGTATAGCGCGAGACTCGAGCAACAACAATGTCGTGCCGTTGACGGACAACAACGGTTGCGTGCTGAAGCCTAAATTGTTTGGAGCGTTCCAAAAGACGAGAGAAACGGGTAACACGGGCGCATCAATAATCGCTTATGCGTTCTTTAATGCTTTCAAATTCCCCGACGAAATGGACTTGATAATCCAATGCGACGTTGAACTTTGCAAGACGGATTGTGATGTATGCCCAAACCCAGGAAGCATAGATCCAAAGAGGAAACGGCGAGACCTTATACACTACGGCAATCGAACAATCGAGCCGGCTACCACTATCGGTAAGGGCATGCGCGTGGTGTTTGCCGAAGATTTACCAGTCGAAGCGACCAACTGCATCTCATCTAATGCAGCACTCTGGGGCAGCCTTCTAGTCCTTGTTGGATCCATTGCTAGTAGCTTCTTAGTCACTTTCTGCTGGCACACGTCACGAGCATCCGTCAAACTAACGTAATTATAAGAACAACTATAAATAATGATTGCTTTaaagttgttaaaaatatactcGTAATACGAATTTGTAACACACATAACCAAATAGGTCAGTCAGTATTACATCGGTTATTGTTAcagaaattattgaaatactctTGTTAATGTACAACTACATAATCTAACATACtcaattataatagttttagtatgtaatcgtaattaaaatcaaataacatGAGATGAGAACAAGCAATAACGAAATTAATGTTTGgtgaaaaaattatgaaacaacaattaattattatttattagcataatattaattatttttatgaaactttgtcaattcgACTCATAACAGTGCACAGTGCaactatatttatttatgaagtACGAGGAAAATGTTCTACTTCATTTACATAATAGTATTCATCTTTGTATTCTGAATATTTAAGAGATgtaggtaattactaattaccaaATTACTACCATTCTAATTTATTCTAATGAAAATTTACATCCTTAAGTAGGAAATTACCAGTAACTACCTAGCTTTGTCGGCAATTGCGGTTTATAGTGTATTTAACATTAAATCAATGGATATTATATAGTTGTTAACCTAGAATTAACATGGGattcttttgttgttttaaaatttaattgccCTGAGTTTTAGAAGGTTAAGTTTTAGTAAGCTGCATTTTACTTTTTCCGATTaagttaattaatgttattattagtcCCTGTACATATAGTGCATCtatgtttgaaaataaaatacttttttcaaaatttttgtttaatttttttcggAGATGatttactaaaacaaaatagatACAAGATCATTTATTTAGCGCCTTCATTGCGGCAAGTAAAATCTTAAGCCTTCGTCTGGTGTCGCCGCGGCACGCCAAAGTGTGCCCCCAATGACTTTTCCGCGTGCGTGGTAGGCGTTTCTCGACCCACCAGCACAAGGTTTGATTAAATTACTATAACTTTGCGAAAACATAATGTAGGTTTACAGTTTTTCTGACTGTTGGAATAACCTTGAACCCAACTTATTTAGATTTGATTCGCCCCGGGATCTGCCAAACAGGAAAAGAGAAGTAAACCAGGGAAAGTGGCGGGTCgacaaaaataaggtgatatcgaatatatatattttatttatatatttaaatgcctgtttgtttttgtttgcaCATtttgcagtatgttttaaattttttttaatttcttttttgctTCTACATTCCTCATATTGGTTTCCCGCAGTTTTTCATAGCACCCAGCTGCACAATTTCACCGTTTAACGCTCATCGTAAGGACATGATTTTTTATTTCCTATCGTGCGttgttaattttatgaaattaataaattttgtattttcaaaagataaaaccgacttcaaaatttcaCGTACTTACTTAATTGAGAATCAAAATTTCCTATATTAAACACTACTGACCTGATtatgatgaaacttgcagtattccctaaatTAAACAATACCCAGTACAACAaaagaaggaatatttttaaTCAGACTAGTGGTTCCGGATATAATTATACAAACGCAAACATAAAAACACATACACTTTAGAAATTTGAcacatttgttcagatgctgatataCCTAGactaaaacatacaaaaactgggcagttctggaaataataCATacaggtcgaattgataacctcctttttgaagtcagtcagtcagtccgACGTACGtcagttatacataatattataaccataaagttaatatacctagcggaatagagaaacaaactgcaaaactgcgtggtaaaaagagacgtgtgatacatgtcatgtatcacacgtctcacTCGTCTCTCACAcgagcagcactctttttttgatgtccagtcggcacgtgccacacgttgacaatttaatctcatagaattcatgttcaatcatgcttgtgtaagtgtatacgtacacacatttttcacacaaatgaaaaccaatttcggttacgtttgacagctcgagattgttgctatattccgctaggtatattaactttatgattataaCACACAACCTGTGTGCCAAATTTTATAATGCTAGGGCAATTGGAAGTGGCCTAGAGGTTTTGATTACCGGTCAGTAAGTGAGTGAGTGGCTAAGTGAGTTCTAAAATTAGCTATTTTACAGGGACATATTTCAGGTTCAACCGAACTTATACATATGAAATTGGGTTTActgcttaagaggattccacaccgcccttttttccatacaaacgttgtcccctgtttcctccctggataatgctagtagaattataatttttttcctgaatatctacggccactaatacaatgtccctatgttttcttttttttcataatttaattattaaataagatatgaacgttcaaaaacccaaaaaaatggccagattttccgctgtgttcaaacgtccagaaaacagatttggctagattatacaaaaaaagcaaaacataggaacacagctcaagcctttttttaatctttaatgaaaaaagtacttaaatcggttaagttttggagaaggaatcaggggacaacgaatctttgattttctggattttctgcagttgtctctatcgcgttctgcggtataggcttgaggtaagggagacagctatagatattacacgtactttttttttcatttctctagcccctgttgtatcctcttaagtactagtatataattacgtaggtataattttatcttagCTCTCGCAATAGGCACTGAGATACAGAGGGGtcaaaagtgcgtcgaaacggttagtgtaaatagtgcacggcaagcgcgcggcctgctggaactAGGCCTGCGCACTTCCGTGCGCTTTGATTTTAATAGTTTCTTAACTTTCGCACAATAAGTTGTACCGTAGAGTTAATAGTTGGAAATACACTTGTGTTACACCGTATTATTCCAATGGCTCATGATGGCAGCTGCATATTCTATTCGCTTGgattttctttgtttaattcgACTGATACTCAACAAGCCTTAGGGGTTGCTTCTCCACGTCCTGATAAGTTTGGGATAGGCTCTAaataacttatctgacagatgatgtatgaaataaaatcgaaaaatatatattttataggaaCCACATAACATGATGaacaaataataaagtcaatttctttactttattgaatatctataacaattgctgttatttaaatattgtgagATCTTAAATTTGATTAGATTTaacttggccagttttcatTACATCAGTCATTTCATAAAGTTAGTGCACATTTTAATTCTGATAAAAACTGTTTTTccattaaatacattttacgattttccatagaacttggcactcatttagatctccattctttttacggcgaagtccatagacaagcataatgtttgtaattttgtattGACCTTAGCTctccttttttacatttatgttttttgtacgATAATAGAATAATATACAAGTTGTTCAATTCTGTAATTATTTAGCACGCTTTTTTTCTTATGCAACATTTTTATTAggattttttttgcaatattgaacaatgaaaataatatgataagtaCAATATAAATCGTTAGTAAAAAGGCTTATGCTATTTTTCTCTCTTTGGAATGCCACGTTGGCATAACATACGTGTAAAGTAGAGTCAGCAATACAAGTGGAAAATACTgataagaaataattattatgtttatgttttgtcttttgacattgtaattacagtataatattcTTCCTGTCTTCAAATTACGTTGTTTTAGGACATCTTCAAAAAGTAAAGTATCAGATACCACTTTGAcctttgttacattctgtatatttgtgaaaaaaaaatttcgtcataatatacctatacaaaaaaaaatcaacttttCATTTGGTATCCCAAAGTGCTACCGAGATGGGTACGATATGCCCctcctttttaaaaaaaactatactgaTCTATGACATGATCTAGTTTGCAAACTGTATATCAATTGTCACCAAAACTTTTGAGTGCAGTTAGAAAGCTAACTAAAAGAGGCTTAAGCTTGCGAGTTTACCCTTCAATGTTACCTACtcctataaataaatataaaagtatgagTAATAGCAATATATTGAGGGATGTTTTAACGTTATTTGCGTGGTGTAATATTACAATCagtataaattatgtaaatattggATCGACATTATCTTTCACTGTTTACTTTGGGATAACAACTTTatactgtacaatgtacagttAGCATCTGAAATCGCAGTGGTATTTCTATGGAAATATTCATAGGGttttttcaaaaagtataaatattacTAATCTCAAAGTCTCGATCATTGCAAGAAAAAATGAAATTCAAGTCCAGTCAAAAGTGGAATtggattttaaaatgtattttcgtTAACTCTTAAATCTTATACGTGACaggacatttttttatatattgtatctTTGCACATTTTGTCCACCataaactttaaattataagtttacaTTAATCAAGACAGAATCGATACTAGATCGTGTTTTTAGAATTGACAAAATCCGTCATCATATCCAGGAggcgaaaaattatgaaacggAAAGATTAAATAACGCAATGACGAAAATTAGatacaaaaatataagaaaTGTTTGCCGCTTTGTTTGTTAGTCAATAACCactgaaataaaattatctcGTAATTATCTAATCCAATACAATATACCGCTGAGTACATAACACATATATTACGGTATTGTGACGGTGCCACTGTCAGTAAGTGTTGTGAAACATGCAGGAAGAAAATGTGTCGGTTACCGCCTTTTTGGTGCAAGGATTTTCGGCCATGTCGAGTTAGTATTTTTTCGATGTGCttgttaaggacgctatcacattttttcaggcaccattttaaagaattaggagtcacactgcgaagatattttggtttcaaatgaaagataatatattcatctccacgtctataccataaaaattttatagccgcatacaaaattttcacataaatacgttttaaccataacaataatcgcaaaagattaaaaaaatggggtttgattaggtaccattatagctaaatacactgaactaaggaaaataaatatacaaaaaaaatgttgcttatttagccccccgtacgaatagctaaatattttatatataaataaataacatttctatttataagaaaaataagaaacgctctctatttttttcatatatcaagaacgcggcgagcgtcgtaaggCCTAGCGCGCACCACGACTTTATGCagcgcgattattttatcgcAGAAATACAACGTATGAGTTAgtatgacagtgcgcgcacatgcGAGTAAATAATCGCagcgattttaaaattgtgatttGTCACATTTTGCTGCGACTGCTCGCGACGCGATTGTCGCGAAAATAAAATGCAGAATATGAAATTGTGTGGTACCGCGCGCACTGCGATAATAAAATCGCACACTCGGGCCGGCCGGCACTTCATTTGTGTTTCATCTGTCTACAGATTAATACATATCATCTGTCCAACAATACACATCGTAGTGGTTTATATTATACTCTTTGTTAAACATGTCGGCGCCTGTATCTCCAATGGAGTGTCCGTCTCCAAACGATACGAAGATAGACGTGGAACATTAAATGTTCCATATTTGATGATCGCAGTACAAGAAAGACCACCATTGTGTTTTCATTCTCTAATAGAATTTACATTCCATAATAGCCAAATAATTTTTTGGGATACATCCGAAGTTCATGATATTTCTGATAaaagaaattttctttttttttcttctgcGGTCCTCCGAAGTAGTAAATAAAGACAAACAACTTGTACGAAATCCATTGTGAAAGTGAGCAAAGATCTCTATTTATTTATCGCAGTGCGCGCACCGTACTCTCTGCGATTTTTTACAGCGCGATTTTGAAATCGTGtcgcaaaaattaaaatcgtggTGCGCGCTAGGCCTGACAAATCACAAATTTAAAATCGCTGCGATTATTTACTCgcatgtgcgcgcactgtcatacTAACTCATACGTTGTATTTTTgcgataaaataatcgcgctGCATAAAGTCGTGGTGCGTGCTAGgcctaatttttgtaataatttttgtgatagcgtccttaagaaAGTTCAATTGTttttatcttcaatttttttcctcGACTATCAGTGTTTGATGTTGTAAATcgttctatatcaataataatctgagggacctatcagacagagagcggtcacgcgtacAAGCGTTCTGGGATCGTTCTCTACTTTCGAGCGGTCAGTTACACGGGAGCACTTCTGACGCGGTCAGGTTATCTATGTAtaacgtaatacaacacaaagaaaatatccacagccgaacatataacctcctcccttttggaagtcggttaacaaaGAACTCAAAACTtaccgcttgaacgcttgatcgcgtgaccgctctctgtctgatagtttcctaaagtaaaaaaaaatacgttaatAAGTAGTTTATTAACAAAGTAAAATTTTCATTCAAAATACTTATTCTCATACACCTTTcgtacaacaaacttgattaaAATGGAAACTTCGTGTGCTTTCCAGTCGCCTTCCTCACGTCGCTTACTGGTTTCATATACGCTTGGCCGTCTTACACGATGGAAATGTTCAGATCGAACGCTACAGTTCTATCGGAGCCGATGACTATGACGGACGTATCGTTGTTGGGTAGTCTAACGAATGTTGGAGGCTTATTAGCAACTCCTTTCTGCGGTTACGCTATGGACAAGTTTGGAAGGAAATATACTGCAATGCTCTTTGGAATGCCTTGCATGGTATGTAAATTAAATCATGAAATCTTCTATTACTCGTTAGAGCAGgggctcccaatctttttcagcctgcggcgctcCTACAAGTCAacattttgtcacggcgcggcgccctaCTTTAcgtagctattacaaaaagatacataaataaacacatttaatgattataagTAGGTtgagctagtaaataataataaacaaatattattctTCTGCCCGCTTtctataattcatattataattttattttataataattgtggttatggataatgatggaggatcgactcacggcgcgggcggcgcccCTCTTACTTTTCCGCGGCGtcacagtttgggaacctctgcgtTAGAGTATTTTGATTCAATGAAAGTTTTTAAGTTCGTAACTCGAGAGCAAGTGACACGAAAAATCCTATTTGCTAATAAGCTCCTCTCTAAGTAAGCTGACagtttttacagtttttgcggACAAACCGACTCCATCACTTTGTTTACTTTaccttaaaaataaatctttctaTGGTGggcatgctaagcctgctggtgGTAGGTAGAAAAGTGTCGGAAAATTCTTGCAGTGAGTTTTGAAAACACCAGTTTATCAGATAGCGCTTCGTGTGAGTCGGGTCTGTCTGCTAGCGGAAAATCGAGTAAACATTTAATTTTCCTGATACCGAACTTCGGTTCTTtgttttttgacgtgggagagccatgcttcggcacgaatgggccggcttgaccggagaaatacatgttctcacagaaaaccggcgtgaaacagcgcttgcgctgtgtttcgccgagtgaatgagtttaccggaggcccaatcacctactctattcccatccctaccctcccctattaccgtacccctctttaaaggccggcaacgcacctgcagctcttctgatgctgcgagtgtccatgggcgacggaagttgctttccatcaggcccacggctcgtttgcccccttatttcataaaaaaaaaacaggaaaattaaatggttttttttttttttaatttctcatccccctaactgtgtcagggcttgttgccatcttcttattacattaatttgttctttagtattaaaatttcttaaacataaaaatttccaataaattgctacaaaatactataaaattaaaacaataaaaaataataataatacggcaCAACATTCAActaccctaatatcacagcttacaaaaaaaaattaaatgtttattacCGCGGCATTATGTTGCTAGAAGACCCTAGTAGTTCCTCATGATAGTAGATTAAGAAGTATATACATGGTTTTAGgtttaacaccgttatccttaaaaccatcaaatgagcccgtcaaaatgatcaactttttctttttgttcATTATGACGAGCTCATTTGAtcgttttaaggataacggtgttaaatctaacaacctgtataatatGATTTCAGATAACATGGGCGATCATAGCTGTGTCCAAGTCAGTGAATGTTATATTATTTGCCGTCGCTTTAGCCGGTCTCAGCGCCGGGGGACAGGCAGTATCCTCCGTCTACATATCGGAGATAAGCCAGGATTCCATCagaggagccttaacctccacCACGGTGTCAGGATATTTCCTAGGACTACTCTTTTCGTATGTGTTAGGAGGTTATCTACCGTACCACTATGTGATATACACCCATTTGCTGTTTTGCGTTCTCTATGTCCTTATGGTGGGTGTGTTGAAGGAATCCCCTGTTTATTTGATGATGAGGGGTAAAGAAGAAGTAAGTATGTGGTTGTATGTACGTTAGCTTTTATGTCAAAGGGTCAGGTCACATGAACACGAAACCAGACGTGAAGATGcttgtactattataatattgcaatGTCATACgtcgtcataataatattatgtttaattttaatgttcaaTGAATTTCGTTTCAGTGTAAACTGACTCTTATTTCTGTTATGCTCATTTCATTCagtatcttataatattattatattattttttaataaaatgttaaactgATGTGCCTTTAACGTGACTCAACTGTTTTCAGGAAGCAAAAGAATCACTAGCGTTTTATCGACGAGTCGACAAAAATTCGAAGGCAATAGAAGTCGCATTAAAGAAAATCAAACTGCAAATAGATCCAAGAATAGCTATGATACAGGAAGGAGATGGTAAAattagttgtaaaaaaatcaattaaatacTCACATTTCTTGTGgtgtttcataatatttacatatttgtttttctttttcagaTGTAGAAGTAACGAAGGAACTTCTAGAGAATCCTCCACCGGTAGAAGTTAAGGAATCAGCGTGGAAGTTTCTAAGTAAGTAAGCCCACCCACTTTAGCTATCGAATCATGTCTTACAGTATGAACACCAATAATTGTATGAATTAAGAAAAGGAATTGGTTCAAAGAAAGGTCATAAGAAATAGAAGCATCAAAAGGCATAATAGATCTAAAAAAggcactataatattttttaacacacttttaagcttgggctgtatgtatgtaacggaatctttgagcacgatttttacctgtCTCCAGTAGTcacattaataattacttaattctaaactttgcatacgtattacgagccaatgacaatgcaatcatttgttaattttttcctaaaataaaaaaaattgtttcttttttttagttttttaaactattattattatgtttcagtAAAATCGGAATCATCGAAACGTGCGTTGGTCACGGTGATTATCATTATGGGGTCAGTGATACTCATGGGGTCCATAGTGCTGCAGGTCTACGCAGAGCCTCTGTTCAAGGAGGCCGTTCCTACAATGGATCCTAATACTTGCTGTGTTCTTCTAGCGGTAGTATATCTTATTGCCAGCATCATCTGTGCATTCACCATTGACAGGTTTGGGAGAAAGGTAAGACATAACGGTACTTTAGTTTCAAGAAagcttaaaaaattaatttacttcaaaaattaagaaaatacatacatagtatTGGGTAGTATCAAGAATTCAAGAGTAATGCACATCTGCACATTATTCGATCGgatgaaaatgtaatttttgtacacagataaaaaaaaagatagaaTTACTTGGACGCACCGCTAAATTTTAACCCAATAAATTGGTAGCCAAAATGGAAGGGATTGATTTTGGATCTTTTTAATCTTCATAGCGCGTCACTGATCTGATTTTCATGAATAAGGGTCAATTGATTTGTTTCAGTCAGGCAATAAAAGCTTTATAATTTGTTATTGAGCTTGTGCCGAATcaatcaaagtgccgaaatgtgcatgcaagtatgcacgataaatggccgaaatatgcacaaaatatgcacaatcaaaagtcacttattattaaaaattattattttttaagagctttccggtggtgccgttaataaaagcatcaatttttataatttcatcaaatccaggatttttcattttttatacagcaccaataataattttctaccaacattttccgattgcaatcttaatgcccatggaagtttaataaatcggtaactaatcaaattttttactaatgttgccaactacaaagaataatttgtttctagaaagatattgtacctaacgggtgtattgcattctttaaatggggatggaaccacatattttaagtgttttgatctatcgtacctctATTTTGTGGCCTCAgtgtgtgtcatgatagctagtttggagtatacgagggcataaaactaccgaaatatgcactatcaaacGAAAACttgccaaaatatgcaaatTCGTctaaaagtggcagcgctgaaagatcaattttttcgttatttgtatgggcaagcaccccagcgtcataaattttcccatacaaaagtaaaaaaaaaaactctttcagcgctgctttcacagtgaatttaGGACTCATtctcacttacttttgttacaccttgatTATCTTTTCAGCCTCTGATGGTGATCACAGCAGCAGCATCAGGGTTCTTCAACATCCTACTGGGCACGCAGCTGCATCTGCGCTGGGCTCCGCACTGGTTCACGGCGGTCGTGATCTACGCGTACAGCCTGGTCTACAACCTGGGGGTAGCGATAGTGCCGTTCGTGCTGACGGCTGAGGTGTTCTTACCTGAGGTAGGCTTGGAGGattttgtaccatcgaagaaattgattcaaaggcaTATTATGAGGTCCTAATATGTTATCTGTTTGGGTTACGTCAAGTTAATGATAGTCAACAACATTGGTTTTGGTTCGCGCTTTTCcaggaaaatataataataataataagcccgcaaggcagcttgtggcgagctgttggagagtagcgaccccacgaacccgagtgctcccagggaagcccctgttctccatctccGGCTTGCCTTCCGGCCGAAGTGAACACTGACGGAGAATCAGGCCCTAcctctgccttgccttaaccggccggtcagagtggagtcgcaagagcttcggctcggaggaaggatgtgaagcgtaagtggcgagtgggcgacgtgatgggaccctctgagggtgcaaatgatcggcgtttaaagtccagcgacacctctcctgcctcaagccGCTCTGTCAATGTTGCCGCCTCGGTGCACCGTGCGTGCGACCATTTTGAGGGGCCCATTCAAAGGAATGGCGAGTCACCGTCTGCCAACTTTATGATACATGTTTCCACGTTGTACCGTcagacgccatagtccttccatagttccagttacccagtccactagcacctcaccccatagcccggtatcatttctaatatccattccctgcaatagtcctacactgaccgctggctctccttggttgtactcccatagtgcggacagggagagtcgccggccagtgtcacatagcatttagattaaaactgtgtaacgggcctctacgcgctggcttcggccccacgcatgccttccaaaggcatgcgtggggccgaagaagatttaattgcccgtgagcaaggaataccttacacaaacataataataataagaaagctTTATtgatttccataaaaaatacataaaagaaatttaatgaaaaaaagaacatttgatttttacaataataattcatatacattaatagtaattaatgtatatgaattattattgtaaaaatcaaattgataattattatattattagatgaaATAAGCAGAACTaaaatttttcataataaattagttttaacaTGCATTTGTTATGTATTGTtcgtaattataattattaatattatattctattattatcattttgtgcTTGTTATTTTTCTATGGACACCCTGAGGGTAAAAGCCTCCTCCAAGGCAAACCAGTTGTCTCTTTCTTTAGCGATAGCGACCAGGAAAATATAGGTTCATCAAATTATTAAAACAGGAGTTATAAATTATGAATATGatgataatttttcaaaaatgatcataaaaaatattatgattctatGTGACAAGTCTAGAATATTGGACCGATGTTGATAGAAAAATAGGATACATTGTTCTTTAATTGTTGCAAATGTACGGTCCGGAAACTCTAGGTATATTTTTGAGCAACTAAG
This genomic window contains:
- the LOC121729931 gene encoding facilitated trehalose transporter Tret1-like isoform X2, with translation MQEENVSVTAFLVQGFSAMSIAFLTSLTGFIYAWPSYTMEMFRSNATVLSEPMTMTDVSLLGSLTNVGGLLATPFCGYAMDKFGRKYTAMLFGMPCMITWAIIAVSKSVNVILFAVALAGLSAGGQAVSSVYISEISQDSIRGALTSTTVSGYFLGLLFSYVLGGYLPYHYVIYTHLLFCVLYVLMVGVLKESPVYLMMRGKEEEAKESLAFYRRVDKNSKAIEVALKKIKLQIDPRIAMIQEGDDVEVTKELLENPPPVEVKESAWKFLSKSESSKRALVTVIIIMGSVILMGSIVLQVYAEPLFKEAVPTMDPNTCCVLLAVVYLIASIICAFTIDRFGRKPLMVITAAASGFFNILLGTQLHLRWAPHWFTAVVIYAYSLVYNLGVAIVPFVLTAEVFLPEVRGIGNSFSMACMWVMNFVTLIIFNPLVEACGLGPTFYVFSVVCFLTAIYSQFCLPETKGLSADEIQILFVKKRKTRNEVKA
- the LOC121729931 gene encoding facilitated trehalose transporter Tret1-like isoform X1, which gives rise to MQEENVSVTAFLVQGFSAMSIAFLTSLTGFIYAWPSYTMEMFRSNATVLSEPMTMTDVSLLGSLTNVGGLLATPFCGYAMDKFGRKYTAMLFGMPCMITWAIIAVSKSVNVILFAVALAGLSAGGQAVSSVYISEISQDSIRGALTSTTVSGYFLGLLFSYVLGGYLPYHYVIYTHLLFCVLYVLMVGVLKESPVYLMMRGKEEEAKESLAFYRRVDKNSKAIEVALKKIKLQIDPRIAMIQEGDDVEVTKELLENPPPVEVKESAWKFLIKSESSKRALVTVIIIMGSVILMGSIVLQVYAEPLFKEAVPTMDPNTCCVLLAVVYLIASIICAFTIDRFGRKPLMVITAAASGFFNILLGTQLHLRWAPHWFTAVVIYAYSLVYNLGVAIVPFVLTAEVFLPEVRGIGNSFSMACMWVMNFVTLIIFNPLVEACGLGPTFYVFSVVCFLTAIYSQFCLPETKGLSADEIQILFVKKRKTRNEVKA